From the genome of Phytohabitans rumicis, one region includes:
- a CDS encoding helix-turn-helix domain-containing protein, with protein MNSIEDWLNRPGGLTERLRATRRTASLTGTELARSLGWPQSKVSKIETGKQMPTDEDVSSWATACEAPEAVAVQLVGLLAEAQGLHQEWKHQVRLGQVGIQRNYDELARRATVIRNAEVVYIPGLLQTAAYARCRIAEGTRLHGANPEEIDAAAAERMRRQQLLYDTTKRFEFVITEAALRLLLCPRDVMLAQLDRLLSVTGLAHITFGIIPFGVELSTTPQNGFILFDEELAVVETFTGETMHHGDEAAAYARAMSYLLAEAAIGEDARRLVTRAIEDLQKAAPNP; from the coding sequence GTGAACTCGATCGAAGATTGGCTCAACCGGCCCGGCGGTCTCACCGAGCGGCTGCGTGCCACCCGGCGTACCGCCAGTTTGACCGGCACCGAACTGGCCCGCAGCCTCGGCTGGCCCCAGTCCAAGGTCTCGAAGATCGAGACTGGCAAGCAGATGCCGACCGACGAGGACGTCAGCAGCTGGGCAACCGCCTGTGAAGCACCTGAAGCGGTCGCGGTGCAGCTCGTGGGCCTCCTGGCCGAGGCCCAGGGACTGCACCAGGAATGGAAGCACCAGGTCCGCCTCGGCCAGGTCGGGATACAGCGCAACTACGACGAACTCGCCCGCCGCGCCACCGTGATCCGCAACGCCGAAGTCGTGTACATCCCCGGCCTCCTGCAGACCGCGGCGTACGCCCGCTGCCGCATCGCGGAGGGCACCCGCCTGCACGGCGCGAACCCGGAGGAGATCGACGCCGCCGCCGCGGAGCGGATGCGGCGCCAGCAGCTCCTGTACGACACCACCAAGCGGTTCGAGTTCGTGATCACCGAGGCGGCTCTGCGCCTTCTGCTCTGCCCGAGAGATGTCATGCTCGCCCAGCTCGACCGGCTCCTCAGCGTGACTGGCCTGGCCCACATCACGTTCGGGATCATCCCCTTCGGCGTCGAGCTGTCCACGACGCCGCAGAACGGGTTCATCCTCTTCGACGAGGAGCTCGCGGTGGTGGAGACCTTTACCGGCGAGACCATGCACCACGGCGACGAGGCCGCGGCCTACGCTCGCGCGATGTCGTACCTCCTCGCCGAGGCAGCGATCGGTGAGGATGCCCGCCGGCTGGTCACGCGGGCCATCGAGGACCTCCAGAAAGCTGCGCCGAACCCATGA
- a CDS encoding replication-relaxation family protein, which produces MSDPVLRVQSQLTDRDHILLGWLADHGVLTSFQIAHALFPSTDYAQDRLRKLITLGVLDRFRPQKPDGGSYPYHYVLAQLGVEVVAAQRGEELPRKDAARRRRWHLTNRANLPHKLGTNQFFIDLAGYARTHTDAELRLWWPESACRTVGPFMRADASKLTHFFQPRIRPDGYAIWVEHGVTVSIFVEYDTGTEQLGVLVDKLHSYHDLFNAIGQVWPVLFWLHSADRERNLRAWLADTRLGAIAVTGARDHAALTGRSPAEAVWTAVHSDGERLRLADLARLVVDRAPGGAT; this is translated from the coding sequence ATGAGTGATCCCGTCCTGCGGGTGCAGTCCCAGCTCACCGACCGAGACCACATCCTGCTCGGCTGGTTGGCCGACCACGGTGTGCTGACCTCGTTCCAGATCGCCCACGCCCTGTTCCCGTCGACCGACTACGCGCAGGACCGACTGCGCAAGCTCATCACCCTCGGGGTGCTAGACCGGTTCCGGCCCCAGAAACCCGACGGCGGCTCCTACCCATACCACTACGTGCTGGCGCAACTCGGCGTCGAGGTCGTCGCCGCGCAGCGCGGCGAGGAACTGCCGCGCAAGGACGCGGCCCGGCGCCGTCGCTGGCATCTGACCAACCGCGCGAACCTGCCTCACAAGTTGGGCACCAACCAGTTCTTCATCGACCTGGCTGGCTACGCCCGCACCCACACCGACGCCGAGCTGCGCCTTTGGTGGCCGGAGTCGGCGTGCCGGACCGTCGGCCCTTTCATGCGAGCCGACGCCTCCAAGTTGACCCACTTCTTCCAGCCCCGCATCCGCCCCGACGGGTACGCCATCTGGGTCGAACACGGCGTCACCGTCTCGATCTTCGTCGAGTACGACACCGGCACCGAACAACTCGGCGTGCTGGTCGACAAGCTCCACAGCTACCACGACCTGTTCAACGCCATCGGCCAGGTGTGGCCGGTCCTGTTCTGGCTGCACAGCGCCGACCGTGAACGCAACCTGCGAGCCTGGCTGGCCGACACTCGCCTCGGCGCGATCGCCGTGACCGGCGCCCGCGACCACGCCGCCCTTACTGGCCGGTCCCCTGCCGAGGCGGTATGGACCGCCGTCCACAGTGACGGAGAGCGGCTACGGCTGGCCGACCTGGCCCGCCTAGTCGTGGACCGAGCCCCAGGCGGCGCGACATGA